The following coding sequences lie in one Polluticoccus soli genomic window:
- a CDS encoding DUF4271 domain-containing protein: MQAFRQVILLILLLSCSLVQPALAKVQPQQYGLAPITAQQEKQMLAASMDSLLRTHRTLANTRIVSGIQREKEFKDKTPDFYLLLTLCMFLGIIRVIDPKYFGQLWKSFRNPAGSSRHVKDQLENASFSAVLANLFFAMTAGAYIYYLIKLFIPQRTGDIPPSLLIVMLIAGMMVIYLVKYAVMRFSGWAFKVEGITQHYVFNVFLINKLIGILLLPFTILLAFAEPALSGPAVILSLILVGLLLINRYTRSWQVFGSFFQYSRFHFFMYLCASELLPLAVLTKLLVRGLVN; the protein is encoded by the coding sequence ATGCAAGCTTTCCGCCAAGTTATCCTGCTGATTTTGTTGCTCAGTTGTTCGCTGGTTCAACCGGCGCTGGCTAAGGTGCAGCCCCAGCAATACGGGTTGGCACCAATAACCGCCCAGCAGGAAAAGCAAATGCTGGCAGCCAGCATGGACAGCCTGCTGCGCACGCACCGCACCCTGGCCAATACGAGGATAGTGTCTGGCATACAGCGGGAAAAAGAGTTCAAAGACAAGACCCCCGACTTTTACCTGCTGCTTACTTTGTGCATGTTCCTGGGTATCATCAGGGTTATAGATCCCAAGTACTTCGGCCAGCTCTGGAAATCCTTCCGGAATCCTGCCGGTAGCAGCCGCCATGTGAAAGACCAGCTGGAAAATGCCTCATTCTCTGCCGTACTTGCCAACCTGTTCTTTGCCATGACGGCCGGGGCTTATATATATTATTTGATCAAGCTATTTATCCCCCAACGCACCGGTGATATTCCCCCGTCTTTATTGATAGTCATGCTAATAGCGGGCATGATGGTGATCTATCTGGTGAAATATGCTGTTATGCGCTTTAGCGGCTGGGCATTCAAAGTAGAGGGTATCACCCAACATTATGTTTTTAATGTATTTCTTATCAATAAGCTGATCGGGATATTATTGCTGCCTTTTACCATTTTGCTGGCATTTGCTGAACCGGCCTTAAGTGGGCCCGCCGTCATACTGTCGCTTATACTTGTTGGACTGTTGTTAATTAACAGATATACAAGGTCGTGGCAGGTGTTTGGGTCCTTCTTCCAGTACAGTAGATTCCATTTTTTTATGTACCTTTGCGCCTCGGAATTATTACCATTAGCAGTGTTGACGAAATTGCTGGTACGTGGATTAGTGAACTGA
- a CDS encoding SUMF1/EgtB/PvdO family nonheme iron enzyme yields the protein MKQVSLKISAVALLALATSCGTPGPGGQLVGDNTMMNYKAPVPLGMVYVPSGVLKMGASDEDVRGKNDAMIRTVQMTGFYMDATEISNAEYRQFTNWVRDSIAHTQLGDFIDNPDGTQRVDFRRRINWRDADLQDQLSNMFIPAEQSGWGRMEMDNGKLVYHYEVFNYQEAAKNPTQPRTNFVQKNDIAVYPDTTVWVRQLTYSYNEPIAQQYNWFSAFNNYPVVGVNWYQANAFSNWRTNLWRGERERNRMYFEGEFTLPTEAQWEYAARGGRTESPYPWGGPYLVNKKGCYLANFKPQRGNYAADGGLYTVPVDRYWPNDYGLYNMAGNVAEWTLTSYFNNAYQTIADVNPSIQYQVRENDPQWMRRKVIRGGSWRDVAFYLQTGSRDYEYADTAKAYIGFRNVYQQIAPALSNRR from the coding sequence ATGAAACAAGTTTCCCTGAAGATCTCGGCTGTGGCATTACTCGCATTGGCTACTAGCTGCGGTACACCGGGGCCTGGTGGTCAACTCGTAGGTGATAATACGATGATGAATTACAAGGCGCCTGTACCGTTAGGCATGGTGTATGTTCCTTCTGGTGTTTTAAAAATGGGAGCAAGCGACGAAGATGTTCGCGGGAAAAATGACGCGATGATCCGTACCGTTCAGATGACGGGTTTCTATATGGACGCGACTGAAATCTCGAACGCCGAATATCGTCAGTTCACTAACTGGGTGCGCGACTCTATCGCTCATACCCAATTGGGCGACTTTATCGATAATCCCGATGGTACACAGCGTGTAGACTTCAGAAGGCGTATCAACTGGCGCGATGCTGATCTTCAGGATCAGCTGTCTAACATGTTTATTCCGGCTGAGCAATCAGGTTGGGGTAGAATGGAGATGGATAACGGCAAGCTGGTTTATCACTATGAAGTGTTTAACTACCAGGAAGCTGCCAAAAATCCTACGCAGCCTCGTACCAACTTTGTACAGAAGAACGATATCGCGGTATATCCTGATACTACTGTATGGGTACGTCAGCTTACTTATTCTTATAATGAGCCGATCGCTCAACAGTATAACTGGTTCTCCGCCTTCAATAACTATCCGGTGGTGGGTGTTAACTGGTACCAGGCTAATGCCTTCAGTAACTGGCGTACTAACCTGTGGAGGGGCGAACGCGAAAGGAACAGGATGTATTTTGAAGGCGAGTTCACGCTGCCTACAGAAGCACAGTGGGAATATGCAGCCCGTGGTGGTCGTACCGAATCTCCTTATCCATGGGGCGGTCCGTACCTTGTAAACAAGAAAGGTTGTTACCTGGCTAACTTCAAGCCTCAGCGCGGTAACTATGCTGCAGATGGTGGTCTGTACACTGTACCTGTTGATCGCTACTGGCCAAACGACTACGGTCTGTATAACATGGCAGGTAACGTAGCGGAGTGGACACTGACCTCATACTTCAACAACGCTTATCAAACTATTGCTGACGTTAACCCTTCTATCCAGTACCAGGTACGTGAAAACGATCCTCAATGGATGCGTCGTAAGGTTATCCGTGGTGGTAGCTGGAGGGACGTAGCATTCTACCTGCAAACCGGCAGCCGCGATTATGAATATGCTGATACAGCAAAAGCTTATATCGGTTTCCGTAACGTTTATCAGCAAATCGCACCTGCACTGAGCAACAGGCGCTAA
- a CDS encoding 2-phosphosulfolactate phosphatase: MNRPVLEVCLSPALLHLYDTKDKVVVIIDVFRATSTIAAALHNGAKSVIPVASVAECIEIGKSTANSVTAGERDGKIAVGLEYGNSPSEYPRSFIENRTLVLTTTNGTRLLHMVQDAAVIITGAFLNLTAVCEFLVSQNKSVILGCAAWKDRFNLEDTLFAGAVASKVREHFDTNCDSVRAAKSLYESVGDQPLIDFLKDSSHYRRLSAYGLQADMEYCATPDLHPVVPILRDKELLVHV; this comes from the coding sequence ATGAACAGGCCGGTATTAGAAGTGTGTTTATCCCCAGCGTTGCTGCATTTGTACGATACGAAGGATAAGGTTGTTGTAATAATAGATGTATTCAGAGCTACTTCAACCATAGCTGCGGCCTTGCACAACGGCGCAAAGAGCGTTATTCCTGTTGCCTCAGTTGCGGAATGTATAGAAATTGGAAAATCCACTGCCAATAGCGTGACCGCTGGAGAACGTGATGGTAAGATCGCTGTTGGTCTTGAATACGGAAACTCTCCATCGGAATATCCGCGTAGCTTTATTGAAAATAGGACATTAGTGCTTACAACGACCAATGGAACCAGGTTGTTGCATATGGTGCAGGATGCTGCTGTTATTATAACAGGAGCATTCCTGAATCTTACTGCTGTTTGCGAATTCCTGGTGAGTCAGAACAAGAGCGTTATACTTGGCTGTGCAGCCTGGAAGGATCGTTTTAACCTGGAAGACACTTTATTCGCAGGTGCGGTGGCAAGCAAAGTGAGAGAACATTTTGACACGAATTGTGATAGCGTTCGCGCTGCAAAGAGTTTGTATGAGTCTGTTGGTGATCAACCACTCATAGACTTTCTGAAAGATAGTTCGCACTACAGGCGTTTATCGGCTTATGGCCTTCAGGCAGATATGGAATACTGTGCTACGCCGGATCTGCATCCCGTTGTGCCTATATTACGAGATAAAGAACTTCTGGTGCATGTATAA
- the gldM gene encoding gliding motility protein GldM: MSMPKEPRQLMINLMYLVLTAMLALNVSSEILHAFKTINQSISASNASIEDKNTKLYAALEEQQKQAGQEARVKPFNDKAKQVKNAAADMIKYLNDLKERVITESGGREANGDIKREDNIDASTLLLVEKKEGNTLKKKLEELRTMMISVVDNNVQKQLSNELPIKVIEPQKTDNNPQGDWSTGYFYNMPTMAVITLLSKFQNDVRNSEAIIVNQLAKEAGDIQVKFDEIQAIAVPKTSYALAGQKVEASIMLAAYNKAINPTVSSSSGRVTKVENGVASWEVTAGGVGLQTVRGQVSLNMGNRTETRPYEFQYMVGSTGASIQLDKMNVFYIGVPNPITVTAAGYSLEDVSVSIPGATVAAGAAKGQFIVTADKPGKVTAAINAKEATGTKQVGAMEVRVKYIPDPVAEVGGKIGGSMPSNQFKVQRGIVAALKAFDFDARFQVTEFQYSMLPKRGELIGPFTVRGPLFETNKQVQDAINRCKPGDKIFLEEIRAKGPDGRTRPLNPISLTLQ, translated from the coding sequence ATGTCGATGCCCAAAGAGCCGCGGCAGTTGATGATCAACTTGATGTATCTCGTACTGACCGCAATGCTTGCCCTGAACGTATCATCGGAGATCCTGCACGCGTTTAAAACGATCAACCAATCAATTAGCGCATCGAATGCTTCTATCGAAGATAAGAACACCAAGCTGTACGCAGCTCTGGAAGAACAGCAGAAACAAGCTGGTCAGGAAGCTCGTGTGAAGCCTTTCAATGATAAGGCGAAGCAGGTGAAGAATGCCGCTGCTGATATGATCAAATATCTGAATGACCTGAAGGAAAGGGTGATCACTGAATCGGGCGGTCGCGAAGCTAATGGTGATATCAAAAGGGAAGATAATATCGATGCCAGTACCTTACTTCTCGTAGAGAAAAAAGAAGGTAATACACTGAAGAAAAAGCTGGAAGAGCTGAGGACAATGATGATCAGTGTTGTTGATAACAACGTCCAGAAACAACTGTCTAACGAGCTTCCCATTAAGGTGATCGAGCCACAGAAAACTGATAACAATCCTCAGGGTGACTGGAGCACAGGTTATTTCTATAACATGCCGACTATGGCTGTAATCACACTGCTGTCTAAATTTCAGAACGACGTTAGGAACAGTGAGGCGATCATAGTTAACCAGCTGGCTAAAGAGGCTGGTGATATCCAGGTTAAGTTTGATGAAATTCAAGCGATAGCCGTGCCTAAAACAAGCTATGCGTTGGCTGGTCAGAAGGTAGAAGCTTCTATCATGCTGGCTGCTTATAACAAAGCGATCAACCCAACTGTATCTTCTAGCAGCGGCCGTGTTACGAAAGTAGAGAACGGTGTTGCGTCGTGGGAAGTGACAGCTGGCGGTGTAGGTCTGCAAACAGTTCGTGGACAAGTATCGTTGAACATGGGTAACCGTACCGAAACACGTCCGTACGAGTTCCAGTACATGGTAGGTTCTACAGGTGCTTCTATCCAGCTTGATAAAATGAACGTGTTCTATATCGGTGTACCTAACCCGATAACTGTAACAGCAGCTGGTTATTCGCTTGAAGATGTATCAGTTTCTATCCCTGGTGCTACTGTTGCAGCGGGTGCTGCAAAAGGCCAGTTCATTGTAACTGCTGACAAACCAGGTAAAGTAACTGCGGCTATCAACGCAAAAGAAGCTACAGGCACAAAGCAAGTAGGTGCGATGGAAGTTCGTGTGAAATATATCCCGGATCCAGTAGCTGAAGTTGGTGGCAAAATCGGTGGTTCAATGCCGTCAAACCAGTTTAAAGTTCAAAGAGGTATAGTAGCAGCGCTGAAAGCCTTTGATTTTGACGCACGCTTTCAGGTGACAGAGTTCCAGTATAGCATGCTGCCTAAACGTGGTGAGCTGATCGGACCTTTCACCGTACGCGGACCGTTGTTTGAAACGAACAAGCAAGTACAGGATGCTATCAACAGGTGTAAACCAGGCGACAAGATCTTTTTGGAAGAAATCAGAGCTAAGGGCCCAGACGGACGTACCCGCCCGCTTAACCCGATCTCTTTGACTCTTCAATAG
- the gldL gene encoding gliding motility protein GldL — MNSIQLFFETKQGKYFKNLIIGMGAAVVLMGALFKIQHWPGAGIMLTAGMMTEAFIFAMLGLLPPHKDYYWERFYPGIDENPHVEAYRKGVKFDSSAGKSSPSASLDKMMEDAKITPANIRKLGDNFERFGLVVEQIKDISDVTAATNQYSSSAREAATALSEMKNTFVGASNTMASFNSAADETARFHEQVQVLSRNLGSLNQIYEVELQDANNHLKAMNKFYSNLVNASDAMASSATDAVAAKEQIALLSKNLTVLNQIYGNMLSAMQGR, encoded by the coding sequence ATGAATTCCATACAGCTGTTTTTTGAGACCAAACAGGGCAAGTATTTTAAAAACCTGATCATCGGTATGGGTGCTGCCGTAGTACTTATGGGTGCCTTATTTAAAATTCAACACTGGCCTGGTGCAGGTATAATGCTTACAGCAGGTATGATGACCGAGGCGTTCATCTTTGCGATGCTTGGTCTTCTCCCGCCACATAAAGATTACTACTGGGAGCGTTTCTATCCTGGTATCGATGAAAACCCGCACGTTGAAGCTTATCGCAAAGGCGTAAAGTTTGATTCTTCTGCAGGTAAATCATCTCCAAGTGCGTCTCTGGACAAAATGATGGAAGATGCTAAGATCACTCCGGCTAACATCCGTAAACTGGGAGATAACTTCGAACGTTTCGGCCTGGTAGTTGAGCAGATCAAAGATATCTCTGACGTAACTGCTGCTACTAACCAATACTCAAGCAGCGCTCGTGAAGCAGCAACTGCTTTGAGCGAAATGAAAAACACTTTTGTAGGTGCAAGCAACACAATGGCATCATTCAACAGCGCTGCTGATGAAACTGCCCGCTTCCACGAACAAGTTCAGGTACTGTCAAGGAACCTGGGTTCTCTGAACCAGATCTACGAAGTAGAACTGCAGGATGCAAACAACCACCTGAAGGCAATGAACAAATTCTACAGCAACCTGGTGAACGCTTCTGATGCAATGGCATCAAGCGCTACAGATGCAGTAGCAGCTAAGGAGCAAATCGCTCTGTTGTCTAAGAACCTGACCGTTCTGAATCAGATATATGGCAACATGCTGTCAGCAATGCAGGGCCGTTAA
- a CDS encoding uroporphyrinogen-III synthase encodes MAKAERPINKGAGKDGHKVNKILITQPRPDSEKSPYFELAKKFNLDLEFHPFIRVEGLSGKEFRKQRIDIGEYTAIVFNSRNAIDHFFRICEELKVKISQEMKYFCITEAVALYLQKFILYRKRKVFFSADGSTDGLLEVINKHKNNEKFIVPTADNGKNDIANFLATNKSAYVEATLYRTVANDIAPIMVSGYDMILFFSPFSVQTLVDHDPKFKQNGTLIGAFGPTTSKAIEDAGFRLDVKAPAPNAPSMVAALEQYLAVAKK; translated from the coding sequence ATGGCTAAAGCTGAACGTCCGATAAACAAAGGCGCCGGGAAAGATGGACATAAGGTTAATAAGATTTTGATTACCCAACCTCGTCCTGATAGTGAAAAATCGCCCTATTTTGAGCTTGCGAAAAAGTTCAATCTCGATCTTGAGTTTCACCCATTTATACGTGTTGAAGGCCTGAGTGGCAAAGAGTTTCGTAAGCAGCGCATCGACATAGGTGAGTACACTGCCATCGTATTCAATAGCCGCAACGCGATAGATCACTTCTTCCGCATTTGTGAGGAGCTGAAAGTGAAAATATCGCAGGAAATGAAGTACTTCTGTATCACGGAAGCGGTAGCGCTTTACCTGCAGAAGTTCATCCTTTACCGCAAGCGTAAGGTATTCTTCTCGGCCGATGGTTCTACAGACGGTCTGCTGGAAGTGATCAATAAGCACAAGAACAACGAGAAATTCATCGTGCCTACCGCCGATAACGGTAAGAATGACATAGCGAACTTCCTGGCCACTAATAAATCAGCTTACGTAGAAGCTACGCTCTACCGTACTGTAGCCAACGACATAGCGCCCATAATGGTTTCTGGTTACGATATGATCCTGTTCTTCAGCCCGTTCAGCGTGCAAACGCTGGTCGATCACGATCCCAAGTTCAAGCAGAACGGTACGCTTATAGGCGCATTTGGCCCAACAACCTCAAAAGCTATTGAAGATGCAGGTTTCAGGCTGGATGTTAAAGCACCGGCTCCCAATGCTCCTTCAATGGTGGCAGCACTGGAGCAGTACCTTGCAGTTGCAAAGAAATAG
- the gldN gene encoding gliding motility protein GldN produces MGILKSYRIVASAALVAMGSVAFAQNTTIMDQTQTQFQANSAVNETWQPSLVTDGAYDRVPHVAKPLQWQNVREADIMWKKRVWREIDTRERQNQAFRYPGDDYTGGGFFIEIILDAVKKGKIKAYSNMDDRFTNALTLAQIEELLIGKPDTTMVIDPISGEEVMKISRREFNPDVVTKYRIKEDWIFDRNIGRMQARIIGVAPILDIYNEDGSFRASQAVFWLYYPEMREMLAQYEVFNPDNDVARMTWDDYFEGRFFSSKVIKTSNPFDLSYRERGMSNMEALYESQKAAEMLFNKEHDMWVY; encoded by the coding sequence ATGGGTATCCTCAAATCATACAGAATCGTAGCTTCAGCCGCTCTTGTAGCAATGGGAAGTGTAGCCTTTGCGCAAAACACTACCATTATGGACCAAACTCAGACTCAATTCCAGGCAAATAGCGCTGTTAATGAAACGTGGCAGCCTTCACTGGTAACTGACGGAGCATACGATCGTGTTCCGCACGTTGCTAAGCCGCTTCAATGGCAGAATGTTCGCGAAGCGGACATCATGTGGAAGAAGAGGGTTTGGCGCGAGATAGATACGCGTGAAAGGCAGAACCAGGCCTTCCGTTACCCTGGTGACGATTATACCGGTGGTGGTTTCTTTATTGAGATCATTCTGGATGCTGTAAAGAAAGGCAAGATCAAAGCGTATTCTAATATGGATGATCGCTTTACTAACGCACTTACGCTGGCACAGATCGAAGAACTGCTGATCGGTAAACCCGATACCACAATGGTTATCGATCCTATATCTGGTGAAGAAGTTATGAAGATCTCAAGGCGCGAATTCAACCCTGATGTTGTAACTAAATACAGGATCAAGGAAGACTGGATATTTGACAGGAATATCGGCCGCATGCAAGCGAGGATCATCGGTGTAGCTCCGATTCTGGATATCTACAACGAAGACGGTTCTTTCCGTGCATCACAAGCTGTGTTCTGGTTATACTATCCTGAAATGCGCGAAATGCTGGCACAGTATGAGGTGTTCAACCCGGATAACGATGTTGCCCGTATGACATGGGATGACTATTTCGAAGGTCGTTTCTTCTCTAGCAAGGTTATCAAGACAAGCAATCCTTTCGATCTGTCTTACAGGGAAAGGGGTATGTCTAACATGGAAGCCCTGTACGAGTCTCAGAAGGCTGCTGAAATGTTGTTCAACAAAGAACACGATATGTGGGTGTACTAG
- a CDS encoding thioredoxin domain-containing protein encodes MANRLINEQSPYLLQHAHNPVDWYPWGDEAFVRAKNENKPVLVSIGYAACHWCHVMERESFESEEVAAYMNEHFINIKVDREEHPDVDHLYMDAVQAISGSGGWPLNVFVTPDRVPFYGGTYFPPRPAYSRPSWRQLLQRMLEVWTDKPEEVTAQGQQMIQYLKQASSVGFAARGQDWDMDTCRTIADALLQQADTEWGGFGRAPKFPGTMAISYLLEHYHYTKYEPALSQAMLSLDRMIEGGIYDQLGGGFARYSTDEKWLAPHFEKMLYDNALLVSTLCDAYYVTKRKRYKEVIEETIAFVERELKDPSGGYYSALDADSEGEEGKFYTWTWDEWKEVIGDDELLQKHFGVVEEGNWEHTNILHVAMDIQTLAKETNYFRDELETRIAEARQKLFVAREKKIRPLTDDKCLLSWNALINTALSKAGAALGNSQYIQRAEEHMRWMLDVFLKDGVLLHTWKQDVARIPAKLDDYAYLIQALLQLTSATGDEQWIVRANGLMEVVIRDFAHETGSFFYYSSAAQTDIPVRKVDLYDGATPSANSVMAHNMLWLGVYMERSEWLEQAHHMLRQMSSTASRYAYSFAYWAQLLQRYSQGLKTVICTGVDADKSLELLNEHFLPHASFVASKKEISDVPLVKLKFFSGQSRIFVCTHYECLPPVADVARTLDLLGL; translated from the coding sequence ATGGCAAACAGGCTGATCAATGAACAAAGTCCTTATTTACTGCAACACGCCCATAATCCTGTAGACTGGTATCCATGGGGCGACGAGGCGTTTGTACGCGCTAAAAACGAAAATAAACCGGTATTGGTGAGCATTGGCTATGCCGCTTGTCACTGGTGCCATGTTATGGAGCGCGAAAGCTTTGAGAGCGAAGAAGTGGCAGCGTACATGAACGAGCATTTCATCAACATCAAAGTTGACAGGGAAGAGCACCCCGATGTTGACCACCTGTATATGGATGCAGTGCAGGCAATCAGTGGTAGTGGGGGATGGCCATTGAATGTCTTTGTAACGCCGGATAGGGTGCCATTTTATGGTGGGACTTATTTCCCACCTCGCCCTGCATATAGTCGCCCCTCGTGGCGGCAACTATTGCAGCGCATGCTGGAGGTATGGACCGATAAGCCAGAGGAGGTAACAGCGCAGGGTCAGCAAATGATACAATACCTGAAACAGGCTTCCAGCGTGGGTTTTGCGGCAAGGGGGCAGGATTGGGATATGGATACCTGCCGAACGATAGCTGACGCGTTATTACAGCAGGCCGACACTGAATGGGGCGGCTTTGGACGAGCGCCCAAATTCCCGGGTACGATGGCGATCAGCTACCTACTGGAACACTACCACTACACCAAATACGAGCCTGCTCTTTCGCAGGCCATGCTCAGCCTCGATCGTATGATAGAAGGAGGCATCTACGATCAGTTAGGTGGTGGGTTTGCCCGCTATTCAACTGACGAAAAATGGCTTGCCCCGCACTTTGAAAAGATGCTGTACGATAACGCACTGCTTGTTAGTACGCTTTGCGATGCCTACTACGTTACAAAGCGCAAGCGTTACAAGGAAGTGATAGAAGAGACGATCGCGTTTGTTGAGAGAGAGCTGAAAGATCCTTCGGGTGGGTATTACAGCGCCCTGGATGCAGATAGTGAGGGTGAAGAAGGAAAATTCTATACATGGACCTGGGACGAGTGGAAAGAAGTGATTGGCGATGATGAATTACTGCAAAAGCACTTTGGTGTAGTAGAGGAAGGTAATTGGGAGCATACCAATATCCTGCATGTTGCAATGGATATTCAAACGCTGGCAAAAGAGACTAATTATTTCAGGGATGAACTGGAGACACGTATTGCCGAAGCCAGGCAAAAACTGTTTGTTGCTCGTGAAAAGAAGATCAGGCCGCTTACTGACGATAAGTGCCTGCTCTCATGGAATGCACTTATCAATACGGCCTTGTCTAAAGCAGGTGCGGCATTGGGGAATAGCCAATATATCCAACGTGCGGAGGAGCATATGCGGTGGATGTTGGATGTTTTTCTGAAGGACGGGGTGCTATTACATACCTGGAAGCAAGACGTAGCGCGTATCCCGGCCAAACTTGATGACTACGCATACTTGATCCAGGCGCTATTACAGCTAACTAGCGCAACCGGCGACGAGCAGTGGATTGTAAGGGCTAACGGGCTGATGGAAGTTGTAATTCGTGATTTTGCCCATGAAACAGGTAGCTTTTTTTACTATTCTTCGGCTGCCCAAACAGACATACCTGTACGCAAGGTGGATCTGTATGATGGGGCTACGCCCTCGGCTAATTCTGTAATGGCGCATAACATGCTTTGGCTGGGCGTTTACATGGAGCGAAGCGAATGGCTGGAGCAGGCGCATCATATGCTGCGACAAATGTCTTCCACGGCTAGTAGATATGCATATTCGTTCGCTTACTGGGCGCAGCTTTTGCAGCGATACAGTCAAGGGTTGAAAACTGTTATTTGTACCGGTGTGGACGCAGATAAGTCTTTGGAACTGCTCAACGAGCATTTTCTGCCACACGCAAGTTTTGTCGCTTCAAAAAAAGAAATATCTGACGTGCCGCTTGTAAAGCTCAAGTTTTTTTCAGGTCAAAGTCGTATATTTGTTTGTACGCACTATGAGTGTTTACCCCCGGTTGCAGACGTGGCGCGTACTTTAGATCTACTCGGCTTATAG
- the hemW gene encoding radical SAM family heme chaperone HemW, translating to MARIFLKQPSFAPQMAGIYIHIPFCRRACTYCNFHFSTSLKLKDEVVTAMLREIELQQPYLAGQPIETIYFGGGTPSLLDIDDIKRIIDKISSQWPTEQLQECTLEANPDDLTLPYLKELKTTPINRFSIGVQSFKEADLKYMNRAHTAQQADYAIKASQDLGFENLSIDLIYGTPGLTDADWKYNLNQVKTLGIPHFSSYALTVEEGTALYHSIKKKAATPVDPDQAAGQFEILMEAAEAMGYEHYEISNLALPHKYAIHNTNYWRGKPYLGIGPSAHSFDGRNRRWNIANNALYAKSILADSKLTYEEETLTPEQQLNEYIMTSLRTQWGCSLPKVRHTWSAEEANKLLERAQPYIDKGLLTRQGDNLVLTSRGKLFADNIAGNLFA from the coding sequence ATGGCCAGGATTTTTTTGAAACAACCTAGCTTTGCACCCCAGATGGCCGGTATCTACATCCATATTCCTTTTTGCAGGAGGGCCTGCACCTACTGCAATTTCCATTTTTCCACCTCGCTGAAGCTGAAGGATGAGGTAGTGACCGCCATGCTCAGAGAGATCGAACTACAGCAGCCCTACCTGGCTGGCCAGCCCATTGAGACCATCTACTTTGGCGGGGGCACCCCTTCTTTGCTGGACATAGATGACATCAAGCGCATTATCGACAAGATCAGCTCCCAATGGCCAACTGAACAGCTACAGGAATGCACGCTGGAAGCCAATCCCGACGACCTGACCCTACCCTATCTAAAAGAACTCAAAACCACACCGATCAACCGCTTCAGTATCGGGGTACAGTCGTTCAAAGAAGCCGACCTGAAGTATATGAACAGGGCACACACAGCCCAGCAGGCCGATTATGCCATCAAAGCCTCTCAAGACCTTGGCTTTGAGAACCTGAGCATTGATCTGATATACGGCACCCCAGGCCTGACCGATGCCGACTGGAAGTACAACCTAAACCAGGTGAAGACCCTCGGCATTCCCCACTTTTCATCTTACGCCCTGACTGTGGAAGAAGGCACCGCCCTGTACCACTCCATAAAGAAGAAAGCCGCAACGCCGGTAGACCCAGACCAGGCTGCGGGCCAATTCGAGATACTGATGGAAGCCGCTGAAGCCATGGGCTACGAGCACTACGAGATCTCGAACCTCGCCCTGCCCCACAAATACGCCATACACAACACCAACTACTGGCGGGGCAAGCCTTATCTCGGCATTGGACCCTCTGCTCACTCCTTCGATGGCAGGAACCGCAGGTGGAATATTGCCAATAACGCCCTGTACGCCAAATCAATACTAGCCGATAGCAAGCTGACCTACGAGGAGGAAACCCTAACTCCAGAACAGCAGCTGAACGAATACATTATGACCTCATTACGCACCCAGTGGGGCTGCAGCCTGCCTAAGGTGCGACACACCTGGAGTGCGGAAGAAGCCAATAAGCTCCTGGAGCGGGCCCAGCCGTACATTGACAAAGGCCTTTTGACCAGGCAGGGCGACAATCTCGTCCTTACCAGCCGCGGCAAGCTATTTGCTGACAATATCGCAGGCAACCTTTTCGCCTGA